The Akkermansia muciniphila genome contains a region encoding:
- a CDS encoding Amuc_1434 family mucin 2-degrading aspartic protease produces the protein MSLRFLSSLSLAAGVAVIAQANTQPYPDSDSSDGYDTGYYAEAYSGGYNSSPAPVGETASKPIFPTQSYFELLGPMDSRNGHGSVNVQNWMTDLNLCRMSSGSWGFSATTALRLSWFNGEGARDMDVNELYTVWLNATASYKLTGKTRLVFGVTPQISTDFDTWTTHNIFFGGHALLAGPLNDRFSYGIGVGCYPQLGDFPILPLIQFEWKATRNWILQLEGARLSYINKVSEGLTWGPFVSVVSGTWTIHHDRRVRQFEWISGVAGVGAEIGLGRWGSVHPRIVTDVGFSFGNSGTIKTSNGSHELEKYHYDPGFYLRAGLQFDF, from the coding sequence ATGTCCCTTCGATTTTTGTCGAGTCTCTCTCTTGCGGCCGGCGTGGCCGTGATCGCCCAAGCGAATACCCAGCCTTATCCGGATTCCGATTCCTCAGACGGTTATGATACCGGCTATTATGCGGAAGCCTATTCCGGAGGGTACAACAGCTCTCCCGCTCCGGTAGGGGAGACCGCTTCCAAACCCATTTTCCCCACGCAGTCCTATTTTGAGCTGCTTGGCCCCATGGATTCCAGAAACGGTCATGGGAGCGTGAACGTGCAGAACTGGATGACGGACCTGAATCTGTGCCGGATGTCCAGCGGTTCCTGGGGCTTTTCCGCCACGACGGCCCTTCGTTTGAGCTGGTTTAACGGAGAAGGCGCTCGCGATATGGATGTGAACGAGCTGTACACGGTCTGGCTGAATGCGACTGCTTCCTACAAGCTTACGGGGAAGACCCGCTTGGTTTTTGGCGTGACGCCGCAGATTTCTACGGATTTCGATACCTGGACAACCCATAATATCTTTTTTGGCGGCCATGCTCTTCTCGCGGGTCCCTTGAATGACCGGTTCAGCTACGGCATCGGCGTAGGCTGCTATCCCCAGTTGGGGGATTTCCCTATCCTCCCCCTTATCCAGTTCGAATGGAAAGCAACGCGCAACTGGATACTCCAGCTGGAAGGCGCCCGCCTTTCCTACATCAATAAAGTGAGCGAAGGCTTGACGTGGGGGCCGTTCGTTTCCGTGGTTTCCGGGACATGGACGATCCACCATGACCGCCGCGTCCGCCAGTTTGAGTGGATTTCCGGCGTGGCCGGCGTAGGCGCGGAGATAGGGCTGGGCCGTTGGGGGAGCGTACATCCCCGCATCGTGACGGACGTGGGCTTTTCCTTCGGGAATTCCGGCACCATCAAGACCAGCAACGGGAGCCATGAACTGGAGAAGTACCATTACGATCCCGGTTTTTACCTGCGGGCGGGATTGCAGTTTGATTTTTGA
- a CDS encoding UDP-glucose/GDP-mannose dehydrogenase family protein codes for MNLTIIGSGYVGLTTGTCFAEMGHHVICVDNNTEKIRTLQSGSIPIYEPKLEELVKKNVAVGRLEFSPSIADSIAESEVIFIAVPTPPNTDGSVDLTYIEKVAREIAQVLKPEMGYKVIVDKSTVPVKTGEKVRQTIKRYAGPGVEFDIVSNPEFLREGCAVDDLLHPDRIVIGANSERAMNVIKRVYQPILAPILETDVNSAELIKHAANSFLALKISYINAVAKVCEKTGADVELVAEGIGMDKRISRHFLNAGLGYGGSCFPKDVKAFINISRTLGIPFTLLEEVEHINNTQHVHFLDQIRERLWVLKDKKIAVWGLAFKQNTDDIRESIALKLCEKLRKEGAVVTATDPKAMHTAAPILEPLGVTLVEDMYECARDAEVLIIATEWSEYANADLQKLADVMRNRIIFDGRNILSPANIKAMGFEYHSVGRPPIEEA; via the coding sequence ATGAATTTAACGATCATCGGCAGTGGCTACGTGGGGCTTACCACGGGCACCTGTTTTGCGGAAATGGGCCACCACGTCATCTGCGTGGACAATAATACAGAAAAAATACGCACCCTCCAATCCGGGTCCATTCCCATTTACGAGCCCAAGCTGGAAGAACTCGTGAAAAAAAACGTGGCCGTGGGACGGCTGGAATTTTCCCCTTCCATTGCGGATTCCATCGCGGAAAGTGAAGTCATCTTCATTGCCGTGCCTACCCCCCCCAATACGGACGGCTCCGTGGACCTGACCTACATTGAAAAAGTGGCGCGGGAAATAGCCCAGGTGCTGAAACCGGAAATGGGTTACAAGGTCATTGTGGACAAATCCACCGTTCCGGTTAAAACCGGGGAAAAAGTGCGCCAGACCATCAAGCGCTATGCAGGCCCCGGCGTGGAATTCGACATCGTCTCCAACCCGGAATTCCTGAGGGAAGGCTGCGCGGTGGATGACCTGCTGCACCCGGACCGCATCGTCATCGGCGCCAACTCGGAACGCGCCATGAACGTCATCAAGCGCGTTTACCAGCCCATCCTGGCCCCCATTCTGGAAACGGACGTCAACTCCGCGGAACTCATCAAGCACGCGGCCAACTCCTTCCTGGCCCTGAAAATCTCCTACATCAACGCCGTCGCCAAAGTCTGTGAAAAAACGGGCGCGGACGTGGAGCTGGTGGCGGAAGGCATCGGCATGGACAAGCGCATCTCACGCCACTTCCTCAACGCGGGCCTGGGGTACGGCGGCTCCTGCTTCCCGAAGGACGTCAAGGCCTTCATCAACATCAGCCGCACGCTGGGCATCCCCTTCACCCTGCTGGAGGAGGTGGAACACATCAACAACACCCAGCACGTCCACTTCCTGGACCAGATACGGGAACGCCTGTGGGTGCTCAAGGATAAAAAAATTGCCGTTTGGGGCCTGGCGTTCAAGCAGAACACGGACGACATCCGGGAATCCATTGCCCTGAAACTCTGTGAAAAACTCCGCAAGGAGGGAGCGGTAGTCACCGCCACGGACCCCAAAGCCATGCACACCGCCGCCCCCATTCTGGAACCGCTGGGCGTCACGCTGGTGGAAGACATGTATGAATGCGCCCGGGATGCGGAAGTGTTGATCATCGCCACGGAATGGAGCGAATACGCCAATGCGGACCTCCAGAAGCTGGCGGACGTCATGCGCAACCGCATCATCTTTGACGGAAGGAACATCCTCTCCCCGGCCAATATCAAGGCCATGGGCTTTGAATACCACTCCGTGGGCCGCCCCCCCATTGAAGAGGCATAA
- a CDS encoding malate dehydrogenase, translating to MKTPITVTVTGAAGQIAYSLLFRIASGSMLGPDQPINLRLLEIPPAMNALEGVVMELRDAAFPLVNEIVPTSDPDEAFSGADWCLLVGSVPRKAGMERKDLLDINGKVFIGQGQAIARSAAKDVRVLVVGNPCNTNALIAMHNATGVPADRFFAMTRLDENRAKSQLAEKAGVHVTEVTNMTIWGNHSSTQYPDFTNAKIGGKPVTEVIKDTEWLKGDFITTVQQRGAAIIKARGASSAASAASAAVDTVRSLATQTPEGDWYSVAVCSDGSYGIEKGLICSFPVRTTKDGGWEIVQGLPIDAFSQEKIDATVNELKEERDAVSSLLKH from the coding sequence ATGAAAACACCTATCACCGTTACCGTTACAGGAGCCGCCGGCCAAATCGCCTATTCCCTGCTGTTCCGCATTGCTTCCGGCAGCATGCTGGGACCGGACCAGCCGATCAACCTGCGCCTGCTGGAAATTCCCCCGGCCATGAATGCACTGGAAGGGGTGGTAATGGAACTGCGTGATGCCGCGTTCCCGCTGGTCAATGAAATCGTTCCCACTTCCGATCCGGATGAAGCCTTCTCCGGCGCGGATTGGTGCCTCCTGGTAGGTTCCGTTCCCCGCAAGGCAGGCATGGAACGCAAGGACCTGCTGGATATCAACGGCAAGGTGTTCATCGGCCAGGGGCAGGCCATCGCCCGCAGCGCCGCCAAGGACGTGCGCGTGCTGGTCGTCGGCAACCCCTGCAATACGAATGCCCTGATCGCCATGCACAACGCCACCGGCGTTCCCGCCGACCGTTTCTTCGCCATGACCCGCCTGGATGAAAACCGCGCCAAGAGCCAGCTTGCCGAGAAGGCCGGCGTCCATGTGACGGAAGTGACCAACATGACCATCTGGGGCAACCACTCCTCCACCCAGTATCCGGACTTCACCAACGCCAAGATCGGCGGCAAGCCCGTGACGGAAGTCATCAAGGATACGGAATGGCTCAAGGGCGACTTCATCACCACCGTGCAGCAGCGCGGCGCCGCCATCATCAAGGCCCGCGGCGCTTCCTCCGCCGCCTCCGCCGCCTCCGCCGCCGTGGACACCGTCCGCAGCCTGGCTACCCAGACCCCGGAAGGCGACTGGTACTCCGTGGCCGTCTGTTCCGATGGCTCCTATGGCATTGAAAAGGGCCTCATCTGCTCCTTCCCGGTCCGCACCACCAAGGACGGCGGCTGGGAAATCGTGCAGGGCCTCCCGATCGACGCGTTCTCCCAGGAAAAGATTGACGCCACCGTCAATGAACTGAAGGAAGAACGTGACGCCGTTTCCTCTCTGTTGAAGCATTAA
- a CDS encoding NPCBM/NEW2 domain-containing protein: MSKRFFVLLLALGTGVWNAPAREKEEAAASQPPASAPAEGAGFTRLPVSWTVNPRDAATARAAWKALEAFHQGKPRSSRKLHVVYVTFKDRPALDGYRERYDHILKNIQAYYADQMKANGFPPLTFQLDLDDRGKLVIHDAYVDKPMSEMNVQSSGPVSREAAKKVLASKGIDMEKEHVLIVCQLPDGVGPYYGGGFSHQGTGWTCDQEGLDPASFLDTEMMQGGRFKVTKGKNATIYIGGTAHELGHSFGLPHTGNGWDYPDAGDSLMGHGNSSYGNELRNEGKGAYLAPTDALKLASVPLFNGVETELPADASYGRMIGKYVPGSYERLEAIPVKDGLRLKGRVRLTRPAYGIVVHLDPPGGSDYDSNAVGASLNEKGEFDLTICRPGYKGGFIEMRVAVLNCDSTRSMITLPVWMDAQGAKAPSLAQAVYFGDVQNLWIRGNMNEAGKALAEVERKHGSRPEVKEWLPIWKRALERQDPSLEATPAQIPAETVSVSLNDCKPSVAQVGWAVPLWDALFPSDLGPVPFFRTIGKPDHFILAHAPAVFSYDLDGRWKEFRADVGLPFGSRGSVRFGVYLDGKKLVESPVLKDGSSIPVKVAVEGGKKLEIRVDDAGDGNAADWGIIANGVLTR; the protein is encoded by the coding sequence ATGTCAAAACGCTTTTTTGTCTTGTTGCTGGCCCTGGGGACCGGCGTGTGGAACGCTCCTGCCCGGGAGAAGGAGGAGGCAGCCGCCTCACAGCCTCCGGCCTCCGCTCCCGCGGAGGGGGCGGGTTTTACCCGACTGCCCGTGAGCTGGACCGTGAATCCCCGGGATGCCGCCACGGCCCGCGCCGCGTGGAAGGCGCTGGAAGCCTTCCATCAGGGCAAGCCCAGATCCTCCAGAAAATTGCACGTGGTTTACGTAACGTTCAAGGACAGGCCCGCGCTGGACGGATACCGGGAACGGTATGACCACATCCTGAAAAACATCCAGGCTTATTACGCGGACCAGATGAAGGCCAACGGTTTTCCCCCGCTTACGTTCCAGCTTGACCTGGATGACCGGGGCAAGCTGGTCATCCATGATGCCTATGTGGACAAGCCCATGAGCGAGATGAACGTGCAGAGTTCCGGCCCCGTCTCCCGTGAAGCCGCCAAGAAAGTGCTGGCGTCCAAGGGGATTGACATGGAAAAGGAGCACGTGCTGATCGTGTGCCAGCTTCCGGACGGCGTGGGGCCTTATTACGGGGGCGGCTTCAGCCACCAGGGAACGGGCTGGACCTGTGACCAGGAGGGGCTGGACCCTGCCAGCTTCCTGGATACGGAGATGATGCAGGGCGGCCGCTTCAAGGTGACCAAAGGAAAGAACGCCACCATTTACATCGGCGGCACGGCCCATGAACTGGGGCACTCCTTCGGCCTTCCCCATACGGGCAACGGATGGGATTACCCCGATGCGGGGGATTCCCTGATGGGGCACGGCAATTCCTCGTACGGCAATGAACTGCGTAACGAGGGGAAGGGCGCTTATCTGGCCCCTACGGACGCCCTGAAGCTGGCCAGCGTGCCGCTGTTCAACGGGGTGGAGACGGAGCTTCCCGCTGACGCCTCCTACGGGCGCATGATCGGCAAGTACGTTCCGGGTTCCTATGAACGGCTGGAGGCCATTCCCGTCAAGGACGGCCTGCGGCTGAAGGGCCGGGTGCGCCTGACGCGGCCTGCTTACGGCATTGTGGTTCATCTGGACCCTCCCGGCGGTTCGGATTATGATTCCAATGCCGTGGGGGCTTCCCTGAATGAAAAGGGAGAATTTGACCTCACCATCTGCCGGCCCGGCTATAAGGGCGGCTTTATTGAGATGCGGGTGGCGGTGCTGAATTGCGACAGCACCCGCAGCATGATTACGTTGCCCGTGTGGATGGACGCGCAGGGCGCCAAGGCCCCGTCCCTGGCCCAGGCCGTTTACTTCGGAGACGTGCAGAACCTGTGGATACGCGGCAACATGAATGAGGCCGGGAAAGCCCTCGCGGAGGTGGAGCGCAAGCATGGCTCCCGTCCGGAGGTGAAGGAATGGCTCCCCATCTGGAAGCGCGCCCTGGAGCGTCAGGACCCTTCCCTGGAGGCTACCCCGGCCCAGATTCCGGCAGAGACCGTCAGCGTCAGCCTGAATGACTGCAAGCCCTCCGTGGCGCAGGTGGGCTGGGCCGTTCCCCTGTGGGACGCCCTTTTCCCGTCTGATCTGGGGCCTGTGCCCTTTTTCCGGACGATCGGGAAGCCGGACCACTTCATCCTGGCGCACGCTCCGGCCGTCTTTTCCTATGACCTGGATGGCCGCTGGAAGGAATTCCGCGCTGATGTGGGGCTGCCCTTCGGCTCCCGCGGCAGCGTCAGGTTCGGCGTGTATCTGGACGGTAAAAAGCTTGTTGAATCTCCCGTGCTCAAGGACGGTTCCTCCATTCCCGTGAAGGTGGCTGTGGAGGGCGGCAAGAAGCTGGAAATCCGCGTGGATGACGCCGGAGACGGCAATGCCGCTGACTGGGGCATCATCGCCAACGGCGTTCTGACCCGGTAA
- a CDS encoding NAD(P)H-dependent oxidoreductase → MNAQELIKTLEWRYATKIFNPDRRIPADDWEALLESLHLSPSSLGLQMWKFLDVQDPAVRAELRKASWNQSQVTDASHLVVFCARRDFKPEDVQRYLERIVEVRGVTMESLDQYRARIFELVDSKSPEVLKAWLERQVYIALGFMMSCAADLRVDTCALEGMDPAAYDRILKLEDSPYYALCALALGYRDEEADKYARLAKVRFDRDEVIPVV, encoded by the coding sequence ATGAACGCTCAGGAATTAATCAAGACGCTGGAATGGCGTTACGCCACCAAGATATTCAACCCGGACCGCCGCATTCCGGCGGATGACTGGGAGGCCCTTCTGGAATCCCTTCACTTAAGCCCCTCCTCCCTTGGGCTTCAGATGTGGAAGTTCCTTGACGTGCAGGACCCCGCCGTGCGGGCGGAGCTCCGCAAGGCTTCCTGGAACCAGTCCCAGGTCACGGACGCCTCCCATTTGGTGGTCTTCTGCGCCCGCAGGGACTTCAAGCCGGAAGACGTGCAGCGTTATCTGGAACGCATCGTGGAAGTGCGCGGCGTCACCATGGAATCCCTGGACCAGTACCGCGCCCGCATTTTTGAACTGGTGGACTCCAAGTCCCCGGAAGTGCTGAAAGCCTGGCTGGAACGGCAGGTATACATCGCCCTGGGCTTCATGATGAGCTGCGCCGCTGATCTCCGGGTGGATACCTGCGCTCTGGAAGGGATGGACCCCGCGGCGTATGACCGCATTCTGAAGCTGGAAGACTCCCCGTATTACGCGCTCTGCGCCCTGGCCCTGGGCTACCGGGATGAAGAGGCGGACAAGTACGCCCGTCTGGCGAAGGTCCGCTTTGACCGGGACGAGGTCATTCCGGTCGTTTGA
- a CDS encoding RNA pseudouridine synthase, giving the protein MWIPISDAPIACFPHFEVAAESGDWIVADKGAPLIVHPSNGKKEPNLLEGVEALLIYEITNGAALSLVNRLDRETSGLTLIAKNKAAARQLGRAMQRRLMHKEYLAIVRGRPEWTETACDAPILRQGDVAESRIWVKQAVHPAGKECSTVFRVERAWNTSHGPLALVRCIPVTGRMHQIRVHLAHLGHPILGDKIYGPSEECYLDYIQHGWSRELEEKLILPRHALHACRLEFPFDEQMFTVEAPLPEDMRRLLEAGTREDSVKRPE; this is encoded by the coding sequence ATGTGGATACCCATTTCCGACGCTCCGATCGCCTGCTTTCCGCACTTTGAGGTGGCGGCGGAGTCCGGGGACTGGATCGTGGCGGACAAGGGGGCCCCTCTCATCGTCCATCCTTCCAACGGGAAGAAGGAACCCAATCTGCTGGAAGGCGTGGAAGCCCTGCTCATCTATGAAATCACCAATGGAGCAGCGCTTTCCCTGGTCAACAGGCTGGACCGGGAAACCAGCGGCCTGACGCTGATCGCCAAGAACAAGGCGGCGGCGCGCCAACTGGGCAGGGCCATGCAGAGGCGCCTGATGCACAAGGAATACCTGGCCATCGTCCGGGGACGGCCGGAATGGACGGAAACAGCCTGCGACGCCCCCATCCTGCGGCAGGGAGACGTGGCGGAAAGCCGCATCTGGGTCAAACAAGCTGTGCACCCCGCCGGGAAGGAATGCTCCACCGTCTTCCGGGTGGAGCGGGCATGGAATACTTCCCACGGCCCACTGGCGTTGGTCCGGTGCATTCCGGTAACGGGCCGCATGCATCAGATACGCGTGCATCTGGCGCACCTGGGCCACCCCATCCTGGGAGACAAGATTTACGGCCCTTCCGAGGAGTGCTACCTGGACTACATCCAGCACGGATGGAGCCGGGAGCTGGAAGAAAAACTCATTCTGCCGCGCCATGCGCTGCACGCCTGCCGGCTGGAGTTCCCCTTTGACGAACAAATGTTCACCGTGGAAGCGCCCCTGCCGGAAGACATGCGCAGGCTGCTTGAGGCCGGAACCCGGGAAGATTCCGTCAAACGACCGGAATGA
- a CDS encoding pseudouridine synthase: protein MRLDALLSRYGYCSRREALGWIKRHSITFKGEPCTAPTDKVQPDGILLDGEPVEFPDGLYAALYKPLGYTCSHDGEEGDVIYDLLPFQWRHRNPAVSSVGRLDKETSGLLLITDDGKFIHRMTSPKHHVPKVYEAVTEEDIPAEAVELFASGAFTLAGEDRPCAPAALEILEPRRARLTLTEGKYHQVRRMLAAVGAPVASLCRISIGSLRLDGLNLEPGEWTPIRPDAL, encoded by the coding sequence ATGAGACTGGATGCTCTTTTATCCCGCTACGGGTACTGTTCCAGGCGGGAGGCGCTGGGCTGGATCAAACGCCACTCCATCACCTTCAAGGGGGAGCCATGCACCGCCCCCACGGATAAGGTACAGCCGGACGGCATTCTGCTGGACGGGGAACCGGTGGAATTCCCGGACGGCCTGTACGCGGCCCTTTACAAGCCCCTGGGGTACACATGCAGCCATGACGGAGAGGAGGGGGACGTGATTTACGACCTGCTGCCCTTCCAGTGGCGGCACAGGAACCCCGCGGTTTCTTCCGTAGGGCGGCTGGACAAGGAGACGTCCGGCCTGCTTCTCATCACGGATGACGGGAAGTTCATCCACCGGATGACATCCCCCAAACACCACGTTCCCAAGGTTTATGAAGCCGTTACGGAGGAGGACATTCCGGCGGAGGCCGTGGAGCTGTTCGCCTCCGGCGCTTTCACGCTGGCCGGGGAGGACCGCCCCTGCGCCCCCGCGGCCCTGGAAATCCTGGAACCGCGCCGCGCCCGGCTGACGCTGACGGAAGGAAAGTACCACCAGGTGCGCCGCATGCTGGCCGCCGTGGGCGCTCCCGTGGCTTCCCTGTGCCGCATTTCCATCGGCTCCCTGCGCCTGGACGGGCTGAATCTGGAACCGGGGGAATGGACTCCCATCCGCCCGGACGCGCTGTAA
- a CDS encoding cysteine hydrolase family protein → MRALLIIDVQNDYFPGGRCELVGSVQALERVRAVLNRFREKECPVIFVRHINTRPGAAFFLPGTSGSEIHPDIAPMEGEAVVVKHAPNSFFQTNLQELLQAAGMDELVVCGMMTHMCIDTTVRAAKDYGIPVTLLYDACAARDLEIMGNSIPANVVHDAYMAGLNGMFAEVKLAEQLEF, encoded by the coding sequence ATGCGTGCATTACTGATTATTGACGTTCAAAATGATTACTTTCCCGGTGGGCGTTGTGAACTGGTTGGTTCCGTTCAAGCCCTTGAACGGGTCAGGGCCGTGTTAAACCGGTTCCGGGAAAAGGAATGCCCGGTTATCTTTGTCCGGCATATCAACACCCGCCCCGGCGCCGCCTTTTTCCTTCCGGGCACCTCCGGCTCTGAAATCCATCCGGATATTGCCCCCATGGAAGGGGAGGCGGTTGTGGTCAAGCACGCCCCCAACAGCTTTTTCCAGACGAATCTTCAGGAGCTTTTACAGGCGGCGGGAATGGATGAACTGGTGGTTTGCGGAATGATGACCCATATGTGCATTGATACCACGGTGCGCGCCGCGAAGGATTACGGCATTCCGGTGACGCTGCTTTATGACGCCTGCGCCGCCAGGGATCTGGAGATCATGGGGAATTCCATCCCGGCGAACGTCGTGCATGATGCCTATATGGCCGGATTGAACGGCATGTTTGCCGAGGTCAAGCTTGCGGAGCAACTGGAATTTTAG
- a CDS encoding adenylate kinase, whose product MVLLIGGGSHTGKTLAAQRVLEKYSYPYLSIDHLKMGLIRSGMCSLTPESSDEELTPFLWNIIREIVKTAVENRQNLVVEGCYIPFDWKKDFDSASLKQIRYVCLIFSEDYIRRHYHDIMNHANVMERRLEDASCTRERLLRENRDNLEQCRRHGCDYVLIDGAYRVDIAL is encoded by the coding sequence ATGGTTTTACTGATTGGCGGCGGTTCGCATACGGGAAAAACGCTTGCGGCGCAGCGGGTGCTGGAAAAGTACTCCTATCCCTATTTGTCCATTGACCATTTAAAAATGGGGCTGATACGCAGCGGAATGTGCTCTCTCACGCCTGAAAGTTCCGATGAAGAGCTGACGCCCTTCCTCTGGAACATCATCCGGGAAATCGTAAAAACCGCGGTCGAGAACAGGCAGAATCTGGTGGTGGAAGGCTGCTACATCCCGTTTGACTGGAAAAAGGATTTTGACTCCGCCAGTCTGAAGCAGATTCGGTATGTGTGCCTGATTTTTTCAGAGGACTATATTCGCCGGCATTACCATGATATCATGAACCACGCAAACGTGATGGAGCGGCGGCTGGAGGACGCCTCCTGCACACGGGAAAGGCTGCTGCGGGAAAACCGGGATAACCTGGAACAGTGCAGGCGGCACGGGTGTGATTATGTGCTGATCGACGGGGCCTATCGCGTGGATATTGCGCTGTAA